A genomic stretch from Desulfolutivibrio sulfodismutans DSM 3696 includes:
- a CDS encoding CBS domain-containing protein, producing MFRKRLGEIHSRDLVAVAPRTTVGEVAGLMRERALSCLPVLDDGRPVGIVTERGLLWAVAVDTGVGRADVSTIMSSPVLTATPDMTAHEAYSLLQKNRLRHLVVVSADGAACGVVSQSDLVEHLGYEYFVELRRLSRIMVREVVTAAPATPLAEALGLMAEKSISCLLAVEDGRPVGIFTERDAAAVILAGEAAGAMSLGHAMRTPVLTVAADIPVHEGLSLMRRNGIRRLVMVDGEGRLVGLVTQSDVVNAMEWEYIGVLKEIIREKEESYRNIFVSAMEGIFCTGMDGRILEANPAMARMLGYDSPEELMDSVRDIGTQLYTQTGRRGEILAILSQGEGPYTFEAQFRRRDGDLAWVSCTAKLFRDFQGRAARVEGICLDITGRKNAELALARSEARYRSIVEDQTELICRYRPDGRLSFVNEAYVRYFGKDRRDLIGENFIPHIPDADMVVITRGIASISMANPVVDFEHRIVMPGGIMRWQRWTHRGVFDLAGNVVEYQAVGNDVTERKLAEEALEHARDELEARVAARTAELAAANASLRQEIEARAKAQERLKENAIFLETILDAIQDGISVLDTDLNVIKVNATMQAMYESGSPLVGRACHEAFRGRATPCPSCPSVRAMADGRMHSEAVSREIDEGGPPGFIELFSYPFRDGLGRIKGVVEFVRDITERKRLERELLRAMHQSDAANQAKSRFLANMSHEIRTPLNAVLGYIQLVLHEELSPKARQRLGVAEESAQTLLSVINDILDYSKIEAGKLDIREVSVDLREISASLARQQEVLAKNKGLTLSCRVAPDVPRRVFADPMRLKQILLNLVGNAIKYTERGGVEVEVSRAGHRGLSTSRVGGETATLVFSVSDTGIGIPEDSREAVFDSFTQVDSGLTKKYAGTGLGLAICKKIAGLLGGDLSFDSQVGQGSTFRFQVALRVDSRDIPDVQAVRPDLEACAAIGGERPLRVLLVEDNRINRMFAEDLLSSHGHAVATAEDGRQALERLCRESFDVVLMDIQMPVMDGLTATRAIRAGHGGIDPAVAVIGLSAYALDRERERFLDAGLDGYITKPVNIESFFQAVSRITRGRGRVADMPLTAGAVPRPAASVASVASGASAAPQVEEPVDRAGLAAQYGKKTDLLRLLAGEFEKAAPTCLSDMEAALRDNDLDTFARLAHTLRGNAAMFGAGPLRHDAALAEEAAVRGDRAQTTQLAPLLAAGVRRTLAALDAFLTAQTQETVPSGTRIDQG from the coding sequence ATGTTCCGAAAACGACTGGGCGAAATCCATTCCCGAGACCTGGTGGCCGTCGCCCCCCGGACCACGGTGGGCGAGGTGGCCGGGCTTATGCGCGAACGCGCCCTGTCCTGCCTGCCGGTGCTCGATGATGGCCGTCCCGTGGGCATCGTCACCGAGCGGGGTCTGCTGTGGGCCGTGGCCGTCGATACCGGCGTGGGCCGGGCAGACGTGTCCACGATCATGTCCTCCCCGGTGTTGACGGCAACCCCGGACATGACCGCCCACGAGGCCTATTCCCTGCTGCAAAAAAACCGGTTGCGCCACCTGGTGGTCGTCTCCGCCGACGGAGCGGCCTGCGGCGTGGTCTCCCAGTCCGATCTGGTGGAGCATCTGGGCTACGAATATTTCGTCGAACTGCGCCGCCTGTCCCGGATCATGGTCCGCGAGGTGGTGACCGCAGCGCCCGCCACCCCGCTGGCCGAGGCCCTGGGCCTTATGGCCGAAAAGAGCATCAGTTGCCTGTTGGCCGTGGAGGATGGCCGCCCGGTGGGCATCTTCACCGAACGCGACGCGGCCGCGGTGATCCTGGCCGGCGAGGCGGCCGGCGCGATGTCCCTTGGCCACGCCATGCGCACCCCGGTGCTCACGGTCGCCGCCGACATCCCGGTCCACGAGGGCCTGTCGCTGATGCGCCGAAACGGCATCCGCCGCCTGGTCATGGTGGACGGGGAGGGACGGCTGGTCGGACTGGTCACCCAGTCCGACGTGGTCAACGCCATGGAGTGGGAATACATCGGCGTGCTCAAGGAGATCATCCGGGAAAAGGAGGAAAGCTACCGCAACATCTTCGTCAGCGCCATGGAGGGCATCTTTTGTACGGGGATGGACGGGCGTATCCTGGAGGCCAATCCGGCCATGGCCAGGATGCTCGGCTACGACAGCCCCGAGGAGCTGATGGACTCGGTGCGCGATATCGGAACCCAACTGTATACCCAGACCGGCAGGCGGGGAGAGATTCTGGCGATTTTGTCACAGGGGGAGGGCCCCTATACCTTCGAAGCCCAGTTCCGGCGTCGCGACGGCGACTTGGCCTGGGTGTCCTGCACGGCCAAGCTTTTTCGGGATTTCCAGGGCAGGGCGGCCAGGGTGGAGGGCATCTGCCTGGACATCACCGGCCGCAAGAACGCCGAACTGGCCCTGGCCCGCAGCGAGGCCCGCTACCGGTCCATTGTCGAGGACCAGACCGAACTCATCTGCCGCTACCGGCCCGACGGCCGCCTGTCCTTCGTCAACGAGGCCTATGTGCGCTATTTCGGCAAGGATCGGCGCGACCTCATCGGCGAAAATTTCATTCCCCACATCCCCGACGCCGACATGGTCGTGATCACCAGGGGGATCGCCTCCATCTCCATGGCCAACCCCGTGGTCGATTTCGAACACCGTATCGTCATGCCCGGCGGGATCATGCGCTGGCAGCGCTGGACCCACAGGGGCGTCTTCGACCTGGCGGGCAACGTGGTGGAATACCAGGCCGTGGGCAACGACGTCACCGAACGCAAGCTGGCCGAGGAGGCTCTGGAGCATGCCCGGGACGAGCTGGAAGCCCGGGTGGCGGCGCGCACGGCCGAACTGGCCGCCGCCAACGCCTCCCTGCGCCAGGAGATCGAGGCCCGGGCCAAGGCCCAGGAGCGGCTCAAGGAAAACGCCATCTTCTTGGAGACCATCCTGGACGCCATCCAGGACGGCATCAGCGTCCTGGATACGGACTTAAACGTCATCAAGGTCAATGCGACCATGCAGGCCATGTACGAATCCGGATCGCCCTTGGTGGGGCGCGCCTGCCATGAGGCCTTCCGGGGCCGGGCGACCCCCTGTCCGAGCTGTCCCAGCGTACGGGCCATGGCCGACGGCCGTATGCACTCCGAGGCCGTGTCCCGTGAGATCGACGAGGGCGGGCCGCCGGGGTTTATCGAGCTTTTCTCTTATCCGTTCCGCGACGGGCTCGGCCGGATCAAGGGCGTGGTGGAGTTTGTGCGCGACATCACCGAGCGCAAGCGCCTGGAGCGGGAGCTCCTGCGGGCCATGCACCAGAGCGACGCCGCCAACCAGGCCAAGAGCCGCTTCCTGGCCAACATGAGCCACGAGATCAGAACCCCGCTCAATGCCGTTTTGGGATATATCCAGCTTGTCCTGCACGAGGAGCTGTCCCCCAAGGCCAGACAGCGTCTGGGCGTGGCCGAGGAGTCGGCCCAGACCCTGTTGTCGGTCATCAACGACATCCTGGATTATTCGAAGATCGAGGCCGGGAAGCTGGACATCCGGGAAGTGAGCGTGGATCTGCGGGAGATATCCGCCTCCCTGGCCCGGCAGCAGGAGGTGTTGGCCAAAAACAAGGGCCTGACCCTGTCCTGCCGGGTGGCCCCGGACGTGCCGCGCCGGGTCTTTGCCGACCCCATGCGGCTCAAGCAGATCCTGCTCAATCTGGTGGGCAACGCCATCAAATATACCGAACGCGGCGGCGTGGAGGTGGAGGTGTCCCGGGCCGGGCACAGGGGGCTTTCGACATCCCGGGTGGGCGGCGAGACGGCGACCCTGGTTTTCTCCGTGTCCGACACGGGCATCGGCATCCCCGAGGACAGCCGGGAGGCCGTGTTCGACAGCTTCACCCAGGTCGATTCCGGGCTGACCAAAAAATACGCGGGCACGGGCCTTGGCCTGGCCATTTGCAAAAAAATCGCCGGGCTTCTGGGCGGCGATCTCTCCTTCGACAGCCAGGTGGGCCAGGGCAGCACCTTCCGTTTCCAGGTGGCCCTGCGCGTGGACAGCCGCGACATCCCGGATGTCCAGGCCGTCCGGCCGGACCTCGAAGCCTGCGCTGCGATCGGCGGGGAGCGCCCCCTGCGGGTGCTTTTGGTGGAGGACAACCGCATCAACCGCATGTTCGCCGAGGATCTCCTGTCCAGCCACGGCCATGCCGTGGCCACGGCGGAAGACGGGCGACAGGCCCTGGAGCGGCTTTGCCGGGAGTCATTCGATGTGGTGCTCATGGACATCCAGATGCCGGTCATGGACGGGTTGACCGCTACCCGGGCCATCCGGGCCGGGCACGGTGGCATCGACCCCGCCGTGGCGGTCATCGGGCTGTCGGCCTACGCCCTGGACCGGGAGCGGGAACGCTTTCTCGACGCCGGGCTTGACGGCTACATCACCAAGCCCGTGAATATCGAATCCTTTTTCCAGGCCGTCTCCCGGATCACCCGGGGACGGGGGCGCGTGGCGGACATGCCGCTGACGGCCGGGGCCGTCCCCCGACCCGCCGCTTCCGTCGCTTCCGTCGCCTCCGGCGCCTCCGCCGCCCCGCAGGTCGAGGAACCCGTGGACCGGGCCGGGCTTGCCGCCCAATACGGGAAGAAAACCGACCTGTTGCGGCTTTTGGCCGGGGAATTCGAAAAGGCGGCCCCGACGTGCCTTTCGGACATGGAGGCGGCCCTCCGGGACAACGACCTGGACACGTTCGCCCGCCTGGCCCATACGCTCCGGGGCAACGCGGCCATGTTCGGGGCCGGTCCCCTGCGTCACGACGCCGCCCTGGCCGAGGAGGCCGCCGTCCGGGGCGACAGGGCCCAGACCACGCAGCTTGCGCCCCTTCTGGCCGCAGGCGTGCGGCGGACACTGGCCGCCCTCGACGCCTTTTTGACGGCACAAACCCAGGAAACCGTACCCTCCGGGACAAGGATCGATCAGGGATGA
- a CDS encoding histidine phosphatase family protein: MSTAAFALVRHATTYWNQEKRIQGHWDSELSPEGLAEAGRFAETLAGMGFARILSSDLTRAKTTAGIMNVRLKLPMTVERGLREQKFGDWTGKLVADLRGRGLEEQVALGWDFRPQNGESRDEVFGRAERTLIEAARHWPGKNILVVTHEGVIKALVYRLLGRSYLPHEPKILKTGCAHWIRVNEGVPTLGDINVPL, translated from the coding sequence ATGAGCACCGCCGCCTTCGCCCTCGTGCGCCACGCCACCACCTATTGGAACCAGGAAAAACGCATCCAGGGCCACTGGGATTCGGAACTGAGCCCGGAGGGTCTCGCCGAGGCCGGACGTTTCGCCGAGACCCTGGCGGGCATGGGATTCGCCCGGATTCTCAGCAGCGATCTGACCCGGGCCAAGACCACCGCCGGCATCATGAACGTGCGTCTGAAGCTGCCCATGACCGTGGAACGGGGGCTTCGCGAGCAGAAATTCGGGGATTGGACCGGGAAACTGGTGGCTGATCTGCGTGGGCGCGGCCTGGAGGAGCAGGTGGCCCTGGGGTGGGATTTCCGTCCGCAAAACGGGGAGAGCCGGGACGAGGTTTTCGGCCGGGCCGAGCGCACCCTGATCGAGGCGGCCCGGCATTGGCCTGGGAAAAACATCCTGGTCGTGACCCACGAAGGGGTCATCAAGGCCCTGGTTTACCGGCTTCTTGGCCGCAGCTATCTGCCGCACGAGCCCAAGATCTTAAAGACCGGATGCGCCCACTGGATCCGGGTCAATGAAGGCGTGCCCACCCTCGGCGACATCAACGTGCCCCTGTAA
- a CDS encoding glycosyltransferase family protein: MKILFYCQHVLGLGHFMRSLEIVAALAPDQVVLVSGGPPVPVPLPPHVREVRLPALEMDADFTRLSATDGGGLADVKERRREILLSLLDAERPDVFFVELYPFGRKAFEFELVPALSAIREGRFGPVRVVCGLRDILVEKKDQAAYEARVIARLNAFFDLVTIHADPALFPLSATFSRTADIDAPVRYSGYVAPPEAPADLPAAAVRARLGVPPGNRLLAASAGGGRVGGEVLAAVVSALALPRAAGLGPISLRVFSGPYAPQEEYAALQAAAATLPDARVERFAADFPAILRAADLSVSLAGYNTVMAVLRAGVRALVRPFDQNREQRLRASRLAELGLLGVLEAADLEPGRLLSRLDGILAAPPPQRTAVRLDGAAGTARILREWGMAAGMPGSKIP; this comes from the coding sequence GTGAAGATCCTTTTCTACTGCCAGCATGTGCTCGGGCTTGGGCATTTCATGCGCAGCCTGGAGATCGTCGCCGCCCTGGCCCCGGACCAGGTGGTCCTGGTCTCGGGGGGGCCGCCCGTGCCCGTGCCCCTGCCGCCCCATGTCCGCGAGGTCCGGCTGCCCGCCCTGGAGATGGATGCGGACTTTACCCGCCTGTCGGCCACGGACGGCGGGGGGCTTGCGGACGTCAAGGAACGGCGGCGCGAGATCCTTTTATCCCTTCTGGACGCCGAGCGGCCGGACGTCTTTTTCGTGGAGCTCTATCCCTTCGGCCGCAAGGCCTTTGAATTCGAGCTTGTGCCCGCGCTTTCGGCCATCCGGGAGGGCCGCTTCGGCCCGGTGCGCGTGGTCTGCGGCCTGCGCGACATCCTGGTGGAGAAAAAGGACCAGGCGGCCTACGAAGCCCGGGTCATCGCCCGGCTCAACGCCTTTTTCGACCTGGTGACGATCCATGCCGACCCGGCCCTGTTTCCTTTGTCGGCCACGTTTTCCCGTACGGCGGACATTGACGCGCCGGTGCGCTATTCCGGCTATGTGGCCCCGCCGGAAGCCCCTGCGGACCTTCCTGCGGCGGCGGTCAGGGCCCGGCTCGGCGTGCCGCCGGGGAACCGGCTCCTGGCGGCCAGCGCCGGGGGCGGCCGGGTCGGCGGCGAGGTGTTGGCGGCGGTTGTCTCCGCCCTGGCCCTGCCCCGGGCGGCCGGGCTTGGTCCCATAAGCCTTCGCGTCTTCTCCGGCCCCTATGCCCCGCAGGAGGAATACGCCGCCCTGCAGGCCGCCGCGGCAACCCTTCCCGACGCCCGGGTGGAACGTTTTGCCGCCGATTTCCCAGCCATCCTGCGCGCCGCCGACCTGTCCGTGAGCCTGGCTGGATACAATACGGTCATGGCCGTATTGCGGGCCGGGGTCCGGGCCCTGGTCCGGCCCTTCGACCAGAACCGGGAACAACGCCTGCGCGCCTCCCGGTTGGCCGAGCTGGGGCTTTTGGGGGTTCTTGAGGCTGCCGACCTCGAACCCGGCCGCCTGCTCTCCCGCCTGGACGGCATCCTGGCCGCCCCGCCTCCCCAAAGGACCGCCGTGCGCCTGGACGGCGCGGCCGGGACCGCCCGCATCCTGCGGGAGTGGGGGATGGCGGCGGGCATGCCTGGATCGAAAATCCCCTAA
- a CDS encoding heavy metal translocating P-type ATPase — MIGRFARPGAYKDLVDLKEFSSCAVGGALALASWMWGYFGWPSADIAMALAVASVLMNGLPIVWGAFRGIFEKRLNVDELVSLAIVASVIQGEYLTAAVVAFIMTLGAQVEGIVSDSARKSIQALARMTPDTATLIDADGGRRQTPVSALAAGDRLEIRPGERIPVDGQVVAGITAVDESSVTGEAMPVNRGVGDEVLAGTLSYNGVIEIVAARVGQDTTLGTVIRLVTEAETNRPKAARVVDTYAKWFTPLVLALAGVAWWASGNLDRAVAVLVAGCPCALLMAAPTAAVAAVARAARMGILVKGGRPLEEVGRVDAVLFDKTGTLTLGEPVVDETVPAPGVTASELLAAAACAEQHSTHPLARAVLHAAAAAGVDAPRAEEFLSEAGTGVRARMDGREIEVGGAALAPAGNLPPVLAKALESAAARGATPLVVRRDGQVMGLLAVTDTIRPLARDSVAALRALGVARVGILSGDHDRSVAGVAAALGITESWPGLKPADKPRIVEEFQDAGGRVMFVGDGINDAPALARADVGVAMGAAGTDVALETAQVALTRDDIGRLPLLVSLSRRMRLVIKVNIALGVLSNGLAMFGGSYGLLSPIAASVFHNAGSILVVMSSAALFFVSGRGEAGLAPARAGMR, encoded by the coding sequence ATGATCGGACGTTTCGCCAGACCCGGGGCCTACAAAGACCTCGTCGACCTCAAGGAATTCTCCTCCTGCGCCGTGGGTGGGGCCTTGGCCCTGGCCTCCTGGATGTGGGGATATTTCGGGTGGCCGTCGGCCGATATCGCCATGGCCCTGGCCGTGGCCTCGGTGCTGATGAACGGATTGCCCATCGTCTGGGGCGCGTTCCGGGGGATTTTCGAAAAACGCCTCAATGTGGACGAACTGGTCAGTCTGGCCATCGTGGCCTCGGTGATCCAGGGCGAATATCTCACCGCCGCCGTGGTGGCCTTCATCATGACCCTGGGGGCGCAGGTGGAGGGGATCGTCAGCGACTCGGCCCGCAAGTCCATCCAGGCCCTGGCCCGCATGACCCCGGACACGGCCACCCTGATCGATGCCGACGGGGGGCGGCGGCAGACGCCGGTCAGCGCGCTTGCGGCCGGGGACCGGCTGGAGATCAGGCCCGGGGAGCGGATACCCGTGGACGGCCAGGTGGTGGCCGGGATCACGGCCGTGGACGAATCCTCGGTGACCGGCGAGGCCATGCCCGTGAACCGGGGGGTGGGCGACGAGGTGCTGGCCGGAACCTTAAGCTACAACGGGGTGATCGAGATTGTGGCCGCCCGGGTGGGCCAGGACACTACGCTCGGCACGGTGATCCGGCTGGTGACCGAGGCCGAGACGAACCGCCCCAAGGCTGCCCGGGTGGTGGACACCTATGCCAAATGGTTCACGCCGTTGGTCCTGGCCCTGGCCGGGGTGGCCTGGTGGGCCTCCGGGAACCTGGACCGGGCCGTGGCCGTGCTGGTGGCCGGATGCCCCTGCGCCCTGCTCATGGCCGCCCCCACGGCCGCCGTGGCCGCCGTGGCCCGGGCCGCGCGCATGGGCATCCTGGTCAAGGGCGGTCGGCCGCTTGAGGAGGTGGGCCGGGTGGACGCCGTGCTTTTCGATAAGACCGGCACCCTGACCCTGGGCGAACCCGTGGTGGATGAGACTGTCCCGGCCCCGGGCGTAACCGCCTCCGAGCTTTTGGCCGCGGCCGCCTGTGCCGAGCAGCACTCCACGCATCCCCTGGCCCGGGCCGTGTTGCATGCCGCCGCCGCAGCGGGCGTTGACGCGCCACGGGCCGAGGAATTTTTAAGCGAGGCCGGAACCGGCGTGCGGGCCCGCATGGACGGCCGGGAGATCGAGGTGGGCGGGGCGGCCCTGGCCCCCGCCGGGAATCTGCCGCCGGTCCTGGCCAAGGCCTTGGAATCGGCGGCGGCGCGGGGGGCCACGCCCCTGGTGGTCCGGCGCGACGGGCAGGTCATGGGCCTGCTGGCCGTCACCGATACCATACGGCCCTTGGCCCGCGATTCCGTGGCCGCCCTGCGCGCCCTGGGCGTCGCCCGGGTGGGCATCCTCTCCGGCGACCACGACCGCTCCGTGGCTGGCGTGGCGGCGGCCCTTGGCATCACCGAATCCTGGCCGGGACTCAAACCCGCCGACAAGCCGCGCATCGTGGAGGAGTTTCAGGATGCCGGGGGTCGGGTCATGTTCGTGGGCGACGGCATCAACGACGCCCCGGCCCTGGCCAGGGCCGACGTGGGCGTGGCCATGGGCGCGGCAGGTACCGACGTGGCTCTGGAGACGGCCCAGGTGGCGCTGACCCGCGACGACATCGGACGGCTGCCCCTTTTGGTCAGCCTGTCGCGGCGCATGCGGCTGGTGATCAAGGTCAACATCGCCCTGGGCGTGTTGTCCAACGGCCTGGCCATGTTCGGCGGCTCGTATGGGCTTTTGAGCCCCATTGCGGCCTCGGTGTTCCACAACGCCGGGTCCATTCTGGTGGTCATGTCCTCGGCGGCGCTCTTTTTTGTCTCCGGCCGGGGCGAAGCCGGACTTGCCCCGGCCCGGGCCGGGATGCGATAG
- a CDS encoding MarR family winged helix-turn-helix transcriptional regulator → MENMEELTGLLIEFYERFSSWEQGVVRETGLTLPQMHTLEIIGATGNLRMKEVAEKMGVTTGSLTVLVDRLVRAGLVERKPDEKDRRSIRVGLTPEGRKHFEGHHLLHLQLSQDIAGALTPEEAERFPQMLTKIMAQF, encoded by the coding sequence ATGGAGAACATGGAAGAATTGACCGGGCTTCTGATCGAATTCTACGAGCGTTTCTCCTCCTGGGAGCAGGGCGTGGTGCGCGAGACGGGCCTGACCCTGCCCCAGATGCATACCCTGGAGATCATCGGGGCCACGGGCAACCTGCGCATGAAGGAGGTGGCCGAAAAGATGGGCGTGACCACGGGGTCGCTCACCGTCCTGGTGGACCGCCTGGTGCGGGCCGGGCTCGTCGAGCGCAAGCCCGACGAAAAGGACCGCCGCTCCATCCGGGTGGGGCTGACCCCCGAGGGCCGCAAGCACTTCGAGGGGCACCACCTGCTGCACCTGCAACTCTCCCAGGATATCGCCGGGGCGCTCACCCCGGAAGAGGCCGAACGCTTTCCGCAGATGCTCACGAAGATCATGGCCCAGTTCTAG
- a CDS encoding TIGR00341 family protein, whose product MDNDHKATVRETICKNSELSVAFMAMNMLAATIASYGLFANSPAVIIGAMIIAMLLGPITGVSLSLVDSDTKLLVTSITTLVAGAVGVIVTALIIGTIHIDVPISEEILSRTHPNFADLMIALAGGAAGAYAYVSPRLSVAFVGVAIATALVPPLCAASILLARGHYDLSFGAFLLTFTNIVAIQFSSSVVLWLTGFRNISHAKGVSFYIFFKNNSVSIVILAILGVVLTDTMHETLSEKIYEANINQVLKMECDHAEGCFLPAVRFDENDKGVVIINAVVRGPNPPRPERIAAIEQKLPAHPKGKPTELRARFVPTATINRNGVLYED is encoded by the coding sequence ATGGACAATGATCATAAAGCGACTGTACGGGAGACGATTTGTAAAAATTCGGAGCTAAGCGTCGCATTTATGGCAATGAATATGCTCGCGGCCACAATTGCGAGCTATGGCTTGTTTGCAAATAGCCCGGCCGTCATAATCGGTGCAATGATCATTGCGATGCTTCTCGGTCCAATCACTGGCGTCTCCCTTTCATTGGTTGACAGCGACACGAAACTCCTTGTTACGAGTATAACCACTCTGGTCGCAGGCGCTGTGGGTGTCATTGTCACAGCCTTGATCATAGGCACCATACATATCGATGTCCCAATTTCAGAAGAGATTCTCTCCCGGACACACCCAAATTTCGCAGATCTCATGATTGCTCTCGCCGGTGGAGCAGCTGGTGCATATGCTTATGTTTCGCCCAGGTTGAGCGTGGCTTTTGTTGGTGTGGCAATCGCTACGGCCTTGGTTCCGCCGCTTTGCGCTGCGAGTATCCTTCTCGCTCGAGGGCATTATGATCTTTCCTTTGGAGCATTTCTGCTGACATTTACGAATATTGTCGCCATACAGTTTTCATCATCTGTGGTTCTTTGGCTTACAGGATTCCGGAATATTAGTCATGCAAAGGGTGTCTCGTTTTATATATTTTTTAAAAACAACAGTGTTAGTATCGTTATATTGGCAATCCTTGGGGTGGTGTTGACTGATACTATGCATGAAACCCTTTCTGAGAAAATCTATGAGGCAAATATAAATCAAGTTTTAAAAATGGAATGTGACCATGCCGAGGGATGTTTTCTGCCGGCGGTTCGATTCGATGAGAACGACAAAGGCGTAGTCATCATCAACGCCGTGGTGCGTGGGCCAAATCCACCGCGGCCTGAGAGGATTGCTGCCATAGAGCAGAAACTGCCTGCACATCCCAAGGGCAAACCCACCGAGCTTCGAGCGCGTTTTGTGCCAACTGCCACGATTAATCGCAACGGGGTTTTGTATGAGGACTAG